A single Venturia canescens isolate UGA chromosome 1, ASM1945775v1, whole genome shotgun sequence DNA region contains:
- the LOC122407256 gene encoding periodic tryptophan protein 1 homolog — translation MNVVPCVAWVKRGVAAAVPDKVQLTPKELEAIIKQTESELRDLEESDSENEDETPSKNNIQTIEEANESKTNADGMTVDEYNFGNYDNEAGDVHCNIGGLAVYNGDGKDPFVTVADSEDEDSEKEDDVIKPDDNLVLIGHVEGDASILEIFVYNEKEGSFYCHHDILLPSFPLCLEWLNFDPSDAKPGNLCAMGNMTKVIDVWDLDLVDCLEPAFRLGRKKSDKGHKDAVLDIAWNTNYTHVLASGSVDKSTMLWDMETQKRGTKLNSFTDRVQSIQFHPTEAHHLLTGCADSVVRLFDCKVENESKNWTVSGEVERVLWNHFDPNYCFVSTSNGFVECIDIRQETILWQVSAHEKEITGLSLSTSCPGLLLTASADGVVKVWDVIKPEVLEPVWEKKMNLGDIQCLAQSPDSPFIFAVGGDNKANNFKVWDLLESPSVSERFKGRNLINCVKESKPEQTDVMEVADDMDGMALEASTSSKIKKKGKK, via the exons ATGAATGTCGTACCGTGTGTGGCATGGGTTAAGAGAGGCGTAGCAGCTGCAGTTCCTGACAAA GTTCAATTAACTCCTAAGGAATTGGAAGCAATAATCAAACAGACAGAATCTGAACTTAG AGATTTGGAGGAGAGTGACTCGGAAAACGAAGATGAAACACCATCCAAGAATAACATTCAAACCATCGAGGAAGCTAATGAATCGAAAACCAATGCTGACGGAATGACTGTTGATGAGTACAACTTTGGAAACTATGACAATGAAG CTGGCGATGTGCACTGTAACATAGGAGGATTAGCAGTTTATAACGGAGATGGCAAAGATCCTTTTGTAACTGTAGCAGACAGCGAGGATGAAGATTCGGAAAAGGAGGACGATGTGATCAAACCTGATGATAATCTTGTACTCATTGGACATGTCGAAGGAGACGCCAGTATTTTAGAGATATTTG TCTATAACGAAAAAGAAGGTTCGTTTTATTGTCACCATGATATTCTCCTACCTTCATTTCCTCTCTGTCTCGAATGGCTCAATTTTGATCCGAGCGATGCAAAACCTGGGAATTTATGCGCTATGGGGAATATGACAAAAGTAATTGATGTATGGGATCTCGATTTGGTGGATTGCCTGGAACCTGCTTTCAGGCTTGGTAGGAAAAAGTCTGATAAAGGTCACAAAGACGCTGTTCTCGATATTGCTTGGAACACGAATTATAC gcACGTATTAGCAAGTGGTTCAGTTGACAAATCGACAATGCTATGGGATATGGAAACGCAGAAACGAGGGACGaaattgaattcgtttacagaTCGAGTGCAGAGCATACAATTCCATCCAACCGAAGCTCATCATCTCCTTACGGGTTGTGCCGACAG TGTGGTACGATTGTTCGACTGCAAAGTGgaaaatgaatcaaaaaattggACAGTTTCGGGCGAAGTGGAACGCGTATTGTGGAATCATTTTGATCCGAATTATTGTTTC GTCAGTACGAGTAACGGTTTTGTCGAATGTATCGACATCCGACAAGAAACAATATTGTGGCAAGTTTCAGCacatgaaaaagaaataacggGTTTATCTTTGAGCACGTCATGTCCTGGATTATTGTTAACGGCATCAGCTGACGGAGTTGTTAAAGTGTGGGACGTCATTAAACCGGAAGTGCTTGAACCTGTATGGGAAAAGAAGATGAACTTGGGTGACATTCAGTGCCTCGCACAGAGTCCTGACAGTCCTTTCATCTTCGCAGTTGGTGGTGACAACAAGGCGAACAACTTCAAAGTTTGGGATCTTCTTGAATCACCTTCag TGTCGGAAAGATTCAAGGGCAGAAATCTCATCAATTGTGTAAAAGAGTCAAAACCTGAACAAACCGATGTTATGGAAGTAGCTGATGATATGGACGGAATGGCTTTGGAAGCTAGCACATCTagtaaaattaagaaaaaaggaaagaagtgA
- the RYBP gene encoding YY1-associated factor 2 has translation MNHSGSGKRQAKVLEDNYWDCSVCTYRNNAEAFKCLMCDVRKGTSTRKPRINPQLVAQQVAQQHYVPLLKPGKKEGGSAGSTSTGKEKERKLDKPRRKNRHPPRLKNIDRSTAQTNEVTVNNVTVVITEYKPKVKKSSDQSGLSSSASSENGSQHDSNQDSRSLDIGTDA, from the exons ATGAACCATTCGGGTAGCGGTAAACGTCAGGCGAAGGTTTTGGAAGACAATTATTGGGACTGCAGCGTCTGTACTTATAGAAATAACGCTGAAGCATTCAAGTGCCTCATGTGTGACGTTAGGAAAGGAACCTCCACGCGTAAACCGCGAATCAACCCTCAACTCGTAGCACAACAG GTTGCCCAGCAACACTACGTGCCATTGCTGAAGCCTGGTAAAAAAGAGGGAGGAAGTGCTGGTAGTACAAGTACGGGTAAAGAAAAAGAGCGCAAGCTGGATAAGCCAAGGCGAAAAAATCGTCATCCACCAAGATTGAAGAACATTGATCGCAGCACAGCTCAAACCAACGAAGTCACTGTAAACAATGTGACTGTAGTCATAACAGAATACAAGCCGAAAGTAAAGAAGAGCTCCGACCAATCTGGATTATCGAGCAGTGCATCTTCAGAAAATGGAAGTCAGCACGACTCGAATCAGGACTCGAGGAGTCTCGACATAGGAACTGATGCTTAA